The following proteins are encoded in a genomic region of Porphyrobacter sp. CACIAM 03H1:
- a CDS encoding carboxymuconolactone decarboxylase family protein: MSRIAKLPAEQWDARLVAAIQPDNLTDLEQGLTRYFAHCPEQALGLMGFGGALKRNRTLPERLVELVRLRVAFFNQCRSCMAIRYSDAVADGVTEGLVCSLERPQEAENLSAAEKAAIRYGELMATDHLAIDDAVYDELRQHFSEAQIVELGMTVAFFVGFGRLAATWHMVEELPQAFRTAETIAPWGADKIQVR, encoded by the coding sequence GTGAGCCGCATCGCCAAACTGCCGGCCGAGCAATGGGACGCGCGCCTCGTCGCCGCGATCCAGCCCGACAACCTGACCGATCTGGAACAGGGCCTCACCCGCTATTTCGCGCATTGCCCCGAGCAGGCGCTGGGGCTGATGGGCTTCGGCGGGGCCTTGAAGCGCAACCGCACCCTGCCCGAGCGGCTGGTGGAGCTGGTGCGCCTGAGGGTCGCCTTCTTCAACCAGTGCCGGAGCTGCATGGCGATCCGCTATTCGGATGCCGTGGCTGACGGCGTGACCGAGGGGCTGGTGTGCTCCTTGGAGCGCCCGCAGGAGGCCGAGAACCTCAGCGCCGCCGAGAAGGCCGCGATCCGCTACGGCGAGCTGATGGCGACCGATCACCTCGCCATCGACGATGCGGTCTATGACGAGCTGCGCCAGCACTTCAGCGAGGCGCAGATCGTCGAACTCGGCATGACGGTGGCCTTCTTCGTCGGCTTCGGCCGGCTCGCGGCGACATGGCACATGGTCGAGGAGCTTCCGCAAGCCTTCCGGACCGCCGAGACCATTGCCCCGTGGGGCGCAGACAAGATCCAGGTGCGCTGA
- a CDS encoding nuclear transport factor 2 family protein, which translates to MPGEAQRVIEEFWRIQDSGDYTKLVDLFAEDAFLEDPIWGQYRGREAIMGFMTTMVKEMGDRKVHFTVDEICGDDHAVWARWTMHMEGHAPRGGVGIYKVEAGKLTYYRDYMDPAE; encoded by the coding sequence ATGCCCGGCGAAGCACAGCGCGTGATCGAGGAATTCTGGCGCATCCAGGACAGCGGCGACTATACGAAACTGGTCGATCTCTTCGCCGAGGATGCCTTTCTCGAGGACCCGATCTGGGGCCAGTATCGCGGGCGCGAGGCGATCATGGGCTTCATGACGACAATGGTGAAGGAGATGGGGGACCGGAAGGTGCACTTCACCGTCGACGAGATCTGTGGGGACGATCACGCCGTGTGGGCGCGCTGGACGATGCACATGGAAGGCCACGCGCCCCGCGGCGGGGTCGGCATCTACAAGGTCGAGGCCGGGAAGCTCACCTATTACCGCGACTACATGGACCCGGCGGAGTAG
- a CDS encoding cytochrome P450, producing MKPRDLAEVDLFAPGAQEHWYDAYAILHEQAPVQRLPGEGLTPGTDAFVLTKYEDISRVVKDWDRFPPTLSLLVAHIQASGQMPTHIPDIDAMVASIVSLRPTPDLWRAHRKELTDPWVGPGCTRHAGMIAGHVDDLIAGMLTRARAGEPVDFVADFARPLPQRVMASVLGFPQEDIPRLEQWGNAQVMSYVIGTTHKNILTPEQSAEKFRLLAGMKEYVAEQTCEKRARPQDDMVSFLTQVEYQALGRKLTDDEINGVVYAMVIGGLETTQYALAEQAQLLCERPGIFGTLRGDRSAIRTFIEEGMRLRSPTQGLSTRICAHDEVFQGVEVPAGSMLHLRWAAANIDADEFEDPLELKLDRKAATRHLAFSQGPRSCPGSNISRLEQMIAWDRLADAFADLAYAPGNDFRHQGGIMLGIYRLFLNLTPA from the coding sequence GTGAAACCGCGCGATTTGGCAGAGGTCGACCTGTTCGCCCCGGGCGCGCAGGAGCACTGGTATGATGCCTATGCGATCCTCCACGAACAGGCCCCGGTGCAGCGCCTTCCCGGCGAGGGGCTGACCCCGGGCACCGACGCCTTCGTCCTCACCAAGTACGAGGACATCAGCCGCGTGGTGAAGGACTGGGACCGCTTCCCCCCCACGCTCTCGCTGCTGGTCGCCCATATCCAGGCCTCGGGGCAGATGCCCACGCATATTCCCGATATCGACGCGATGGTCGCGAGCATCGTGTCGCTGCGCCCCACGCCCGATCTGTGGCGCGCGCACCGGAAGGAGCTGACCGATCCGTGGGTCGGCCCCGGCTGCACCCGCCACGCGGGGATGATCGCGGGCCATGTCGACGATCTGATCGCGGGGATGCTGACGAGGGCGCGCGCGGGCGAGCCGGTCGATTTCGTCGCCGATTTCGCGCGTCCCCTGCCGCAGCGGGTGATGGCGAGCGTGCTCGGTTTCCCGCAGGAAGACATCCCGCGCCTCGAACAATGGGGCAATGCGCAGGTCATGTCCTATGTGATCGGGACCACCCACAAGAACATCCTCACCCCTGAACAGTCGGCGGAAAAGTTCCGGCTGCTGGCGGGAATGAAGGAATATGTGGCGGAGCAGACCTGCGAGAAGCGCGCCCGCCCGCAGGACGACATGGTGAGCTTCCTCACGCAGGTCGAATACCAGGCGCTCGGCCGCAAGCTGACCGACGACGAGATCAACGGCGTGGTCTATGCCATGGTGATCGGCGGGCTGGAGACAACGCAATATGCGCTCGCCGAACAGGCGCAATTGCTGTGCGAGCGGCCCGGGATTTTCGGCACGTTGCGCGGCGACCGGAGCGCGATCCGCACCTTCATCGAGGAGGGGATGCGGCTGCGCTCGCCGACGCAGGGGCTCTCGACCCGCATCTGCGCCCATGACGAGGTGTTCCAGGGCGTGGAGGTGCCTGCCGGCTCGATGCTCCACCTGCGCTGGGCCGCCGCGAACATCGACGCTGACGAGTTCGAGGACCCGCTGGAGCTGAAGCTCGACCGCAAGGCCGCCACCCGCCACCTCGCTTTCAGCCAGGGGCCGCGCTCGTGCCCGGGATCGAACATCTCGCGCCTCGAACAGATGATCGCGTGGGACAGGCTCGCCGACGCCTTCGCCGATCTCGCCTACGCGCCGGGCAACGACTTCCGCCACCAGGGCGGGATCATGCTCGGCATCTACCGCCTGTTCCTGAACCTCACACCCGCCTGA
- a CDS encoding aromatic ring-hydroxylating oxygenase subunit alpha, producing the protein MATLLQPAPQRIDVTPQPMPALSDRPIEGSRYWSHDFMAREWDGIWTKAWLIGGLARQVARPGDFFTYEIGRESILVTRGEDGQVRAFYNVCPHRGKRLVMEEEGHSKRLACSYHGWRFTSEGELNFVPCPEDFAGGNPCGKVRLEEVRCEVFAGFVWVNLDPAAPPLADHLGPVGPQLALYNMEAMHRTHWVTLEGDWNWKCVQDNFNESYHLPFVHPQTRFVMEQSYKDCQFDLYAPHGHARMFMPGSRPSRSLRGHTDTVLEMMRTELTYWGLDPEDFRDDPLRTREALQRAKRAKGAEKGYDFGHFHDAQLTDHFHYTIFPNISFSLKPDGCIWLRADPHPTDPERCFFDMWYFTWFPEGVDRYYAYSMGQEVDRTVPVPHQRGVVGELSCGPGIDQDVSIWSEQQKGLRSRGYRGGHLAGQEARVRFFHDTIDRWLGEF; encoded by the coding sequence ATGGCGACGCTGCTCCAGCCCGCCCCGCAGCGGATCGACGTGACGCCGCAGCCGATGCCCGCGCTGTCGGACAGGCCGATCGAGGGCAGCCGCTACTGGAGCCATGACTTCATGGCGCGCGAATGGGATGGCATCTGGACCAAGGCGTGGCTGATCGGCGGTCTCGCACGGCAGGTGGCGAGGCCGGGGGACTTCTTCACCTACGAGATCGGGAGGGAGTCGATCCTCGTCACACGGGGCGAGGACGGGCAGGTGCGCGCCTTCTACAACGTCTGCCCGCATCGCGGAAAACGGCTGGTGATGGAGGAGGAAGGCCATTCCAAGCGCCTCGCCTGCTCCTATCACGGCTGGCGCTTCACCAGCGAAGGCGAGCTGAACTTCGTCCCCTGCCCCGAGGATTTCGCGGGCGGCAATCCCTGCGGCAAGGTGCGGCTGGAGGAAGTGCGGTGCGAGGTCTTCGCCGGCTTCGTGTGGGTCAACCTCGATCCCGCCGCCCCGCCGCTCGCCGACCACCTCGGCCCTGTCGGCCCGCAGCTGGCGCTCTACAACATGGAGGCCATGCACCGCACGCACTGGGTGACGCTCGAGGGCGACTGGAACTGGAAGTGCGTGCAGGACAATTTCAACGAGAGCTACCACCTGCCCTTCGTCCACCCGCAGACGCGCTTCGTGATGGAGCAGAGCTACAAGGACTGCCAGTTCGATCTCTACGCCCCCCACGGCCATGCGCGGATGTTCATGCCGGGATCGCGGCCGTCACGCTCCTTGCGCGGCCATACCGACACCGTGCTCGAGATGATGCGGACGGAGCTGACCTATTGGGGCCTCGACCCCGAGGACTTCCGCGATGATCCGCTGCGCACCCGCGAGGCGCTCCAGCGGGCCAAGCGGGCGAAGGGGGCGGAGAAGGGCTACGACTTCGGCCACTTCCACGACGCGCAGCTGACCGACCATTTCCACTACACGATCTTCCCCAACATCAGCTTCAGCCTGAAGCCCGACGGCTGCATCTGGCTGCGCGCCGATCCGCACCCGACCGACCCGGAGCGGTGCTTCTTCGACATGTGGTATTTCACCTGGTTCCCCGAGGGAGTGGACCGCTACTACGCCTACTCCATGGGGCAGGAGGTCGACCGCACCGTGCCCGTCCCGCACCAGCGCGGGGTGGTGGGCGAGCTGTCATGCGGCCCGGGCATCGATCAGGACGTGAGCATCTGGAGCGAGCAGCAGAAGGGCCTGCGCTCGCGGGGCTACAGGGGCGGGCATCTCGCCGGGCAGGAGGCGCGGGTGCGGTTCTTCCACGACACGATCGACCGGTGGCTGGGGGAATTCTGA
- a CDS encoding nuclear transport factor 2 family protein yields MNLEAKVQELLDRQAIHDLIARYSRTLDWLDDEGQTGCYWPDAAIDYGFFKGTAAEFVPVVMQVERSTGRRWHLLSSLAVKLTSPTTAEGECYGVACGFRRENDAEPYKGNMYGGRYLDTYEKRGDEWRIASRRYIMDWTLPMPDQPDASPRADFPLPMLDLRESGHPDYRAM; encoded by the coding sequence ATGAACCTCGAGGCGAAAGTGCAGGAACTGCTCGACCGGCAGGCGATCCACGATCTCATCGCGCGCTATTCGCGCACATTGGACTGGCTCGACGACGAGGGGCAGACGGGGTGCTACTGGCCCGACGCGGCGATCGACTACGGCTTCTTCAAGGGCACCGCGGCGGAGTTCGTGCCGGTGGTGATGCAGGTGGAACGGTCAACCGGGCGGCGCTGGCACTTGCTTTCGTCACTGGCCGTGAAGCTCACCTCGCCCACCACGGCGGAGGGGGAGTGCTACGGCGTCGCCTGCGGCTTCCGGCGGGAGAACGACGCGGAGCCCTACAAGGGCAACATGTACGGAGGGCGCTATCTCGACACCTACGAGAAGCGTGGGGACGAGTGGCGGATCGCGAGCCGCCGCTACATCATGGACTGGACGCTGCCCATGCCCGACCAGCCCGACGCCTCGCCGCGGGCCGATTTCCCGCTGCCGATGCTGGATTTGCGCGAGAGTGGCCACCCGGATTACCGGGCGATGTGA
- a CDS encoding fatty acid--CoA ligase, translating into MGDITALAAESFCDVVREHARMQGDVVAFTYAGEELSFAELDEGADRVANGLLALGVKPGDRVAFLGKNHPLYFEAFLGANRVGAVMTPVNWRLAAPEVAYVLDNSQARVVFVGEGFAEVLGQIRPICPHVEQVIGIDAPDYPGTDYRTWRDGFPAKPPAHRIRAADDALQLYTSGTTGKPKGAVITHGSILSSRDGTAAGDQMRTWQEPIPGDVTLLAMPCFHISGTGTGIGTMVAGTNSIVLPEYDPTKALDLIENFNISKIFLVPAALQILLNHPRVNEVDFSRLKYVTYGASPIPLELMREAIRVMGCGFVQMYGMTETSGTIVALDPEDHVPEGSVRMRSVGKPLAGVEIKVIDEAGNEVPAGTVGEIATRSSKNMRGYWNNPEATAATIDAEGWLRTGDAGYLDEDGYLYIHDRVKDMIISGGENVYPAEVENALYSHPKVADVAVIGVPDAKWGEAVKACVVVKAGEELTEAELIAHARTLIAGYKCPKSVDFIPALPRNPSGKILRRELRAPYWVGKDRAVN; encoded by the coding sequence ATGGGAGACATCACAGCACTGGCCGCAGAGAGCTTCTGCGACGTCGTCCGCGAACACGCCCGCATGCAGGGCGATGTGGTCGCCTTCACCTATGCCGGCGAGGAGTTGAGCTTCGCCGAACTCGACGAGGGCGCCGACCGGGTGGCGAACGGCCTTCTCGCGCTGGGGGTGAAGCCGGGCGACCGCGTCGCCTTTCTCGGCAAGAACCACCCGCTCTATTTCGAGGCCTTCCTCGGCGCGAACCGCGTGGGCGCGGTGATGACGCCGGTGAACTGGCGCCTCGCCGCGCCGGAAGTCGCCTATGTGCTCGACAATTCGCAGGCCCGCGTGGTGTTCGTGGGCGAGGGCTTTGCCGAGGTGCTCGGCCAGATCCGACCGATATGCCCCCATGTCGAACAGGTGATCGGCATCGACGCGCCCGATTATCCCGGCACCGATTACCGCACCTGGCGCGACGGCTTTCCGGCCAAGCCCCCGGCGCACCGGATCCGGGCCGCAGACGATGCGCTCCAGCTCTACACCTCGGGCACCACAGGCAAGCCCAAGGGCGCGGTGATCACCCACGGCTCGATCCTCTCCAGCCGCGACGGCACGGCGGCGGGCGACCAGATGCGCACCTGGCAGGAGCCGATCCCGGGCGACGTCACCCTGCTCGCCATGCCCTGCTTCCACATCAGCGGCACCGGCACCGGCATCGGCACGATGGTGGCGGGGACGAACTCCATCGTCCTGCCCGAGTACGATCCGACCAAGGCATTGGATCTGATTGAGAATTTCAACATCTCGAAGATCTTCCTCGTGCCGGCCGCGCTCCAGATCCTGCTCAACCACCCGCGCGTGAACGAGGTCGATTTCAGCCGCCTCAAATACGTCACCTACGGTGCCTCCCCCATCCCGCTCGAACTGATGCGCGAGGCGATCCGGGTGATGGGCTGCGGCTTCGTGCAGATGTACGGCATGACCGAGACCAGCGGCACCATCGTCGCGCTCGATCCCGAGGACCACGTGCCCGAGGGCAGCGTGCGGATGCGGAGTGTCGGCAAGCCGCTTGCAGGCGTCGAGATCAAGGTGATCGACGAGGCGGGGAACGAAGTCCCGGCAGGCACCGTGGGCGAGATCGCGACGCGATCCTCCAAGAACATGCGCGGCTACTGGAACAACCCCGAGGCGACCGCCGCCACCATCGATGCCGAGGGCTGGCTGCGCACCGGGGATGCGGGATACCTCGACGAGGACGGCTATCTCTACATCCACGACCGGGTGAAGGACATGATCATCTCCGGCGGGGAGAACGTCTACCCCGCCGAGGTCGAGAACGCGCTCTATTCGCACCCCAAGGTCGCGGACGTCGCGGTGATCGGCGTGCCCGACGCCAAGTGGGGCGAGGCGGTGAAGGCCTGCGTCGTCGTCAAGGCGGGCGAGGAACTGACCGAGGCCGAGCTGATCGCCCACGCACGCACGCTGATCGCGGGCTACAAGTGCCCCAAGTCGGTGGACTTCATCCCCGCCCTGCCGCGCAACCCCTCAGGGAAAATCCTGCGCCGCGAACTGCGCGCGCCCTACTGGGTGGGCAAGGACCGGGCGGTCAACTGA
- a CDS encoding FAD-dependent oxidoreductase, which yields MSEVDVIILGTGAAGMAAALAAHEAGAKVALVEKWDRIGGTSAISGGVIWVADNPRMRAAGMADSRAEALAYFRSLDHGDLVDETLEAFVDRGPEALAFLEDAGALSVSVLPGYPDYYLDRPGAKPQGSRALDHDLFDLPELGDWAAKIYAIEEPKPLMLRETPLGGASAMPPLEVLGQRMAARQCGFGQAMVARLLKACLDRGIEPVLGVETHRLVGDGERITGIEGTKDGAPFALPARRGVIVATGGFEWDTELRQTFLRGPVTAPASPPTGTGGGLKLAMAAGAKLGNMTSAWWAPTLVTPDAPWASGEQRAQIILIERTVPHSIMVNRSGRRFCNEAANYSALGGVFHQFDPANYDYLNLPAYLVFDAQYAARYPLGTRQPGQPMPEWVMRADTLEGLAAQIGVDAAALTETVARFNVHADEGHDPDFGRGTSAYDHFYGDRSREGTAVTLGAIREAPFYAVEIASGLLGTNGGPRTDGQARILGHDGAPIPGLLGAGNAIACPTGGIYAGAGGTLGPALTFGYIAGRTAALANL from the coding sequence ATGAGCGAAGTGGATGTGATCATTCTCGGAACGGGCGCGGCCGGCATGGCAGCGGCGCTGGCGGCACATGAAGCGGGCGCGAAGGTCGCTCTGGTCGAGAAGTGGGACCGGATCGGCGGCACCTCGGCGATCTCGGGCGGGGTGATCTGGGTGGCGGACAATCCCAGGATGCGCGCCGCCGGCATGGCCGACAGCCGCGCAGAGGCGCTCGCCTATTTCCGCAGCCTCGATCACGGCGATCTGGTGGACGAGACGCTCGAGGCTTTTGTCGACAGGGGGCCGGAGGCGCTCGCCTTCCTCGAGGATGCCGGCGCGCTCAGCGTTTCGGTGCTGCCCGGCTATCCCGACTACTACCTCGATCGCCCCGGCGCGAAGCCGCAAGGCTCGCGCGCGCTCGACCATGATCTGTTCGATCTGCCCGAACTCGGCGACTGGGCGGCGAAAATCTACGCGATCGAGGAACCCAAGCCGCTGATGCTGCGCGAGACCCCGCTCGGCGGCGCGAGCGCGATGCCGCCGCTGGAGGTGCTGGGCCAGCGCATGGCTGCGCGGCAATGCGGCTTCGGGCAGGCGATGGTGGCGCGGCTGCTCAAGGCATGCCTCGACCGGGGGATCGAACCGGTGCTCGGGGTGGAGACGCACCGGCTGGTCGGGGACGGCGAGCGGATCACGGGGATCGAAGGGACGAAGGACGGAGCGCCTTTCGCGCTGCCGGCAAGGCGCGGGGTGATCGTCGCCACCGGCGGCTTCGAGTGGGACACCGAACTGCGCCAGACTTTCCTGCGCGGCCCTGTCACCGCCCCTGCCAGCCCGCCCACCGGCACCGGCGGGGGATTGAAGCTGGCGATGGCAGCGGGCGCAAAGCTCGGCAACATGACGAGCGCATGGTGGGCGCCCACCCTCGTCACGCCCGACGCGCCCTGGGCGAGTGGCGAGCAGCGCGCGCAGATCATCCTGATCGAGCGCACCGTGCCCCATTCGATCATGGTCAACCGGAGCGGGCGGCGGTTCTGCAACGAGGCGGCGAATTACTCGGCATTGGGCGGCGTGTTCCACCAGTTCGATCCGGCCAATTACGACTATCTCAACCTGCCCGCATACCTCGTCTTCGACGCGCAATATGCGGCGCGCTATCCGCTGGGGACGCGCCAGCCGGGACAGCCCATGCCGGAATGGGTGATGCGTGCGGATACGCTGGAAGGGCTGGCCGCGCAGATCGGGGTCGATGCGGCGGCGCTCACCGAAACCGTCGCGCGCTTCAATGTCCATGCCGACGAAGGCCACGACCCCGATTTCGGGCGGGGAACGAGCGCCTATGACCATTTCTACGGCGACCGTTCGCGGGAAGGTACGGCCGTTACGCTCGGCGCGATCCGCGAGGCGCCGTTCTATGCGGTGGAGATCGCCTCAGGGCTCCTCGGCACCAATGGCGGCCCCCGCACCGACGGGCAGGCGCGCATCCTCGGCCATGACGGCGCGCCGATCCCGGGGCTGCTGGGGGCGGGCAATGCCATCGCCTGCCCGACTGGGGGGATCTATGCGGGCGCGGGCGGGACTTTGGGGCCGGCGCTGACCTTCGGCTACATCGCGGGGCGCACGGCGGCGCTGGCGAACCTCTAA
- a CDS encoding cytochrome P450, with protein MNQPTINLFDPELQQCPYDAYKTLRDEAPVYNIPGTQIWVVSRYDHVREVLMDPDRFPSTAANELMRASPTDMERGRKVAQRFKEKGWLPAPTLAGRDDPNHKQMRAMFNEAFKPSRIKEIDPRVETLAYELIDGFLDDGHCDWVRQFCVPLPLFIIGEQMGARREDMWKIKGWTDAFFHRISLMLPEDKHLEMVDREIEAQHYFQPIFERLRKEPDGSLISVLVNTVIEGWGRPLNDNELHAEMMADTFVGGSETTTNALAAGMKLLIENKDVWHKLKADPDKYMRNFVEEVLRLESPVQSLMRFTHKDVELAGVTIPAGSVVNVRYGAANRDERFFECPEKLDLDRPKAGAHMAFGSGTHHCLGAPLARRELTWGFQAVVDRFEDMDFAEGKNDFTYHPHFLLRSLKQLHITFEPKKR; from the coding sequence ATGAACCAGCCGACGATCAACCTGTTCGATCCCGAACTCCAGCAGTGCCCCTATGACGCCTACAAGACCCTGAGGGACGAGGCCCCGGTCTACAACATCCCCGGCACGCAGATCTGGGTCGTCAGCCGCTACGACCACGTGCGCGAGGTGCTGATGGACCCCGACCGCTTCCCCTCGACCGCCGCCAACGAGCTGATGCGCGCCAGCCCCACCGATATGGAGCGCGGGCGCAAGGTGGCCCAGCGCTTCAAGGAGAAGGGCTGGCTCCCCGCGCCGACGCTGGCGGGGCGCGACGATCCCAATCACAAGCAGATGCGCGCGATGTTCAACGAGGCGTTCAAGCCGAGCCGCATCAAGGAGATCGACCCGCGGGTCGAAACCCTCGCCTACGAGCTGATCGACGGATTTCTCGATGACGGGCACTGCGACTGGGTACGCCAGTTCTGCGTGCCGCTGCCGCTGTTCATCATCGGCGAGCAGATGGGCGCCAGGCGCGAGGACATGTGGAAGATCAAGGGCTGGACCGATGCCTTCTTCCACCGCATCAGTCTGATGCTGCCCGAGGACAAGCACCTCGAGATGGTCGACCGCGAGATCGAGGCGCAGCATTACTTCCAGCCGATCTTCGAACGCCTGCGCAAGGAGCCGGACGGCTCGCTCATCTCCGTGCTGGTCAACACGGTGATCGAAGGCTGGGGCCGCCCGCTCAACGACAACGAACTCCACGCCGAGATGATGGCCGATACCTTCGTCGGCGGATCGGAAACCACCACCAACGCGCTCGCGGCGGGGATGAAGCTGCTGATCGAGAACAAGGATGTTTGGCACAAGCTGAAGGCCGATCCCGACAAGTATATGCGCAATTTCGTCGAGGAGGTGCTCAGACTCGAAAGCCCGGTGCAGAGCCTCATGCGCTTCACCCACAAGGACGTCGAACTCGCCGGGGTGACGATCCCCGCAGGCTCGGTGGTCAACGTCCGCTACGGCGCGGCCAACCGCGACGAGCGGTTCTTCGAGTGCCCCGAGAAACTTGATCTCGACCGCCCCAAGGCGGGCGCGCACATGGCCTTCGGGTCGGGCACGCACCACTGCCTCGGCGCGCCGCTGGCAAGGCGAGAGCTCACCTGGGGCTTCCAGGCAGTGGTGGACCGCTTCGAGGACATGGACTTCGCCGAAGGCAAGAACGACTTCACCTACCACCCGCACTTCCTGCTGCGCAGCCTGAAGCAGCTCCACATCACTTTCGAACCGAAGAAGCGGTGA
- a CDS encoding carboxymuconolactone decarboxylase family protein gives MSTIPRVSSAIPGEPPHFGSVLAHQPEIAASFFALYGRFWGSDVLSARIKEVARMRNARVTECGFCRNVRFDKALGQGLGEEVVDDITDGYETSAKLTEAEKAALKFTDALIHDPELLNGDARAALQRHLTPVQIAELGLGVTLFLALAKALITMGLEPEQMDRTVLPTPAVLEAAA, from the coding sequence ATGTCGACCATCCCCCGCGTATCCTCCGCCATTCCCGGAGAGCCGCCGCACTTCGGCAGCGTGCTGGCCCACCAGCCGGAGATCGCGGCGAGCTTCTTCGCGCTCTATGGCCGGTTCTGGGGATCGGACGTGCTCTCGGCGCGGATCAAGGAAGTCGCGCGGATGCGCAACGCGCGGGTCACGGAATGCGGGTTCTGCCGCAATGTGCGCTTCGACAAGGCGCTCGGGCAGGGCCTCGGCGAGGAGGTGGTGGACGACATCACCGACGGCTACGAGACGAGCGCCAAGCTGACCGAGGCCGAGAAGGCGGCGCTCAAGTTCACCGACGCGCTGATCCACGATCCCGAACTGCTGAACGGTGACGCGCGCGCGGCCCTGCAGCGCCATCTCACCCCGGTGCAGATCGCCGAACTCGGACTCGGGGTGACGCTGTTCCTCGCGCTCGCCAAGGCGCTGATCACGATGGGGCTGGAGCCGGAGCAGATGGACCGCACCGTGCTGCCCACCCCCGCCGTGCTGGAGGCGGCCGCATGA
- a CDS encoding VOC family protein, which produces MLAIRQLAYKVNDLEAAAAAHHRRFGSGPFFVLRHVALASSVHLGVERPFDHSSAYGQWGSVMVELVMQHNPDDSALHDMFPYGSATEGLHHAALFVDDLQAEIARFANEGAPLAQLSVTQTGTAFAFVDTRASLGHMLELYEPTPELTGFYDFVAAAAQGWDGSNLIRELG; this is translated from the coding sequence GTGCTCGCCATCCGGCAGCTCGCCTACAAGGTCAATGACCTTGAGGCAGCGGCGGCGGCGCATCACCGGCGGTTCGGATCGGGGCCGTTCTTCGTCCTGCGGCACGTGGCGCTCGCGTCCTCGGTGCATCTCGGGGTGGAGCGGCCCTTCGACCACTCCAGCGCCTATGGCCAGTGGGGCAGCGTGATGGTCGAGCTGGTGATGCAGCACAACCCCGACGACAGCGCGCTGCACGACATGTTTCCCTACGGCTCCGCAACGGAGGGCCTGCACCATGCGGCGCTTTTCGTGGATGATCTGCAAGCCGAGATCGCCCGCTTCGCGAACGAGGGCGCACCGCTCGCCCAGCTCTCGGTGACGCAGACCGGCACGGCCTTCGCTTTCGTCGATACGCGCGCGAGCCTCGGGCATATGCTGGAGCTGTATGAGCCGACGCCGGAGCTGACCGGGTTCTACGATTTCGTCGCCGCCGCCGCGCAGGGGTGGGACGGCAGCAATCTGATCAGGGAGTTGGGTTAG
- a CDS encoding putative quinol monooxygenase: MATLLAHIQIKPGKEDKWEAIMRDMVHHTFGTEEGVIRYEYWKGQEPLSYYCLLSFKDKWAFYHHQVSDHHEGHDFADVLAGIKLEYVDPVEGAGGGLPHTADPALPDDASDAMKTAQERFPLAIPAWWGARA, encoded by the coding sequence ATGGCCACGCTGCTCGCGCATATCCAGATCAAGCCCGGCAAGGAGGACAAGTGGGAGGCGATCATGCGCGACATGGTCCACCACACCTTCGGCACCGAGGAGGGCGTGATCCGCTACGAATACTGGAAGGGGCAGGAGCCGCTGTCGTACTACTGCCTGCTCAGCTTCAAGGACAAGTGGGCCTTCTACCATCACCAGGTGTCCGACCATCACGAGGGCCACGACTTCGCCGACGTGCTGGCGGGAATCAAGCTGGAATATGTCGATCCGGTGGAGGGCGCGGGCGGGGGTCTGCCGCACACCGCCGATCCCGCGCTGCCCGACGACGCCAGCGATGCGATGAAGACCGCGCAGGAACGCTTCCCCCTTGCGATCCCGGCATGGTGGGGGGCACGCGCATGA